The stretch of DNA GCGTATCCCACACTTGCCAAGCTGTTCGCCGATGGGGGGCATGCCGGGCCGAAGCTCGAAGCGGCGGTCGCCCGCCCATAACGTCTGACAATCGAAATCGTCAGACGTTCCGACCCAGCGGATTTCGTAATTCTGGCCCGGCGCTCGGTCATCGAACGCACATCGGCGTGGTTTAGTCGGTGCCGGCGTCTCGCCAAGGACTGGGAAGCCTCCATAGTATAGTCCGAAGCTTGGACGGTCGTCTTACCCATCAGGCGAATGACCAGCTGCACTGCTAAACTCGAATTATTAGCTGCGCTCTTACGTGCCCGCGACGTGGGCGTGGTATCGCTCTCGGAGGACCGTCTTCAGAAGCTTACCGGTCGCCGTGTGAGGAAGGTCATCGACTATGATGACATCGTCGGGGAGCCACCAGCGCGCAACGTGGCGAGCGAGATAGGCTAGAACGGACGTACGGTCAACCGTGGCGCCGGGGTTGAGACGGAGCAGCAACAACGGACGCTCTTGCCAACGCGGGTGCGGTACACCGATGACAGCGGCTTCCGCTACGCCGGGATAGGCGGTGGCAACATTCTCCAGATCGATCGACGAGATCCATTCGCCACCGGACTTGATCACGTCCTTGGCGCGGTCGGTGACGTGGAGGAAGCCGTCGGCATCAATCCGCGCGATGTCGCCGGTGTCGAGCCAGCCGTCGGCGTCGAGCATCGTCTCGGCCTCCACCCCAAAATAGCGTTCGATCACCCAGGGCCCGCGAACCTTCAGCAATCCAGCCGCGGCGCCGTCGTGCGGCAGCGCCGCACCGGCGGCATCCTCGATCCGCAGTTCGATCCCGAACACGGTGCGGCCCTGCGTGGCGCGCAGCGCGACCAGCGCGTCGGGATCAAGGCCGACATGCTTGGCGTGCGGGCGGCAGACGGTGGCGACGGGGCTGGTTTCGGTCATGCCCCAGGCCTGCATTGCCTCGACGCCGAGCAGGTCGCGGAAGCGCGTGATGAGCGCGGCGGGCGTCGCCGCACCGCCCATAAACACGCGGTCGAGTTTCAGCGCGGCGCGGTCCCCAGGGGGCAGCGTTGCGATGTGATCGAGCAACGCGAACCAGACGGTGGGCACGCCGAGCGAGAAGCTGACACCCTCGTCGCGCAACAGCGCATGGAGCGACACCGGATCAAGCGCCGCACCCGGCAGCACGAGCTTCGCGCCGCACATCGCCGCCGCGAACGGCACCCCCACGCGTTGACGTGGAACAACGGCGTGACCAGCAACACGCTGTCGCGGGCCGACAGGGCCATCGAATCCGCGGCGCAGGCGGCAAACGCGTGCAGCAGCGTAGAGCGGTGACTGTAGAGTACGCCCTTCGGATTGCCGGTCGTCCCCGACGTGTAGCAGAGCGTCGATGCGGCGGATTCCTCGATTGCCGGCCAGGCGGGCAGGGGCGCGGTATCGGCGATCAGCGTCTCGTACGCGATCAAACCGGGCAGGTCGCTGGCGGGCATGTCGGCCTTCGCGGACAGCACGATGATCGTTGGGACGTCGGGCAGACCCGCGACTAGCGGTTCGATGATCGGCAACAGGTCTGGATCGACGCACAGGATGCGCGCGCCGCCGTGGCCGAGGATATAGCTGATTTGTTCGGCGAACAGTCGGGGATTGACGGTGTGTAACACCAGCCCGCTCGCGGTGACGCCGTAATAAAGTTCGAGATGCGCGGTGCGGTTCCACGCCAGCGTCGCGATGCGGTCGCCGCGCCGCGCGCCCAACGCTTCGAGCGCGGCGGCGACGCGGCGCGCGCGGGTCGCGACGCGGCCCCAGGTCGATCGCTCGATCGCACCGTCTGCTGCCCGCGACACGATCTCGACCGCGCCATGGTTGATCGCCGCGTGGTCGATCAGCAGGCCGGTGGTCAGCGGGCGATCCTGCATCAGTCCGCGCATCGTCATTCTCCTGTTGTGCGGCGGGGGTGCCAGAGGATCGGGGGCGGTTGAAGGCTCGGATCCGCATAGCCGCGGACAATCGCGTGGGTGATTTTCCGCCCGCCTACCACGTCCGATGTTGCCGCCCGCCGCCGCGCGCCAGATCTTAGTTCCGCACAGTGAACAAGGGCCAGATGCCGTGAACCTCGATTTCGATGCCGACGACCAGGCGTTCCGTGCCGAGGTGCGCGCGTTCTTCGCCGATGCGATTCCAGCTGCCTGGAGCACCCGTGTTCGCGCCGGGCTGCGGCTCGATCCCGAGGATCTGACCGCGTATCAGCGGATGCTGGCGGCGCGCGGCTGGGGCGCGCCGACCTGGCCGATCGAGCATGGCGGCACTGGCTGGTCGCCGACGCAGCTCTACATCTTCTGGTCGGAGGCAGCGCGTGCCGATGCGCCCGCGCAATTCCACCAGGGCTTGGAGCTGATCGGCCCGATCCTGTTCACCTATGGCAGCGCCGAACAGCGGGCGTACTATCTGCCGCGGATCATCAGCGGCGAGGACTGGTGGTGCCAGGGCTATTCGGAACCTGGCGCCGGCTCCGACCTCGCGGCGCTGCGCACGCGGGCGGACCACGACGGCGACGCCTATGTGCTCAACGGCCAGAAGATGTGGACGAGTTACGCGCATGTCGCGACGCAGATGTTCGTGCTTGCACGCACCTCGACCGAGGCGCGGCGGCAGCAGGGCATCTCGCTGATCCTCGTCGACATGGCGACGCCGGGCCTGCGCATCCGCCCGATCGCGACCCTGGACGAGAAGCACCACACCAACGAGGTGTTCCTCGACGACGTCCGCGTGCCCGCCGCGAACTTGGTCGGCGAGGAGGGGCAGGGCTGGAACTACGGCAAGGTTCTGCTCGATCGCGAACGGATGGTAAGTGCCGCGACTGCGATCTTCCTGCCGCAGACGGTGCGCGGTATCCGCGACGCCGCGCGGCGGCGGCGGATCGGCAGCGTGCCGCTGGCCGAGACGTCGGGTTTCGCGGGGAAACTCGCGCAGTTCGAGATCGAGGTGATCGCGTTGCAGACGATGGTGCTGCGGCTGATGGGCGACGCGGCGGCGGGCGCGGATTCAGGGCCGCGCGGATCGATGGTGAAGCTGCGCTGGTCCGACCTGATCCAACAGGGCACGACGCTATGGACCGAGGCCATCGGGCCGGAGGCGGCGCACTGGCAGGCGATCGATGGCGCTCCGCTGGCTGAGGACATGCCCTATCCGATGCAGGGTGCGCTGCATTCGCGAGTCACGACCATCTATGGCGGATCGAGCGAGATCCAGCACGATATCATCGCGCGCCGCGCGCTCGGGCTTTAGGATTCTGATCGATGAATTTCCTCTACAGCGACGAACAGCGGATGCTTTACGAGAGCGTAGATCGGTACGGCCAGCAGGAGTGGCGGGCGGCCGCTCGGCTCGCGACTTTGGCGGCGGGGCCTAAGGCGGCTGCGCGACGCTGGCGCGCAATGGCTGAGCTCGGCTGGCTGATGTTACCGATCGCGGCAGAGGACGGCGGTCTCGGCGGCGGGCCGGTCGAGGTGATGGCGGTAGCGGAAGGTCTCGGGCGGCATCTGATCACTGATCCCTGGGTGTCGTCCTGCGTCCTCGCGCCCGCCCTCCTGCACGGCGGCGGCGATGCCCCGACCGTGCTGGCGACCGAGATCGGCGCGGGCGTTGCGCGCGTCGCAGCCGCGCTGATCGAAGCGGACGGTGGCCATGACCTGCATCGCGTTAGCCTGCGCGCCGAGCGGGTCGGCGGCGGCTATCGCCTGTCGGGCGCGAAGGTGCATGTCGAGGACGGCGCCGACGCCGACTGGTTCGTCGTCTCCGCGCGCACCGCCGGCGGCGATGCCGAGGTCGCGGGGATCAGCCTGTTCCTCGTCCCCGCCACCGCGCCCAGGCTGACGATCGAACGCTTCCGCGCGATCGACGGCCACCGGCATGCGCGGCTGCGATTGGACGGCGTGACCGCCGCTACGCTGGTGGGCGAGGCAGACGCCGCGCTCCCGCTAATCGCCTCGGCGGTCGACCGCGCGATCTGTGCGCACCTGGCGGAGGCGACCGGATCGATGGAGGCGGTCGCGGCAACGACGCTCGATTATCTTAAGACGCGGCATCAGTTCGGCGTGCCGATCGGGAGCTTCCAAGCCTTGAAACACCGCATGGTTGACCTGACAATCGCCTGCGAGGAGGCGCGTGCGATGACCTATCACGCGACGCTCAACCTCGACGGGCTGGACTGCATCCGTGCAGTGGCCGCGGCGAAGACGCGTGTCGGGCAGTGCGGGCTGTACGTCGCGCGGCAGGCCGTGCAGCTGCACGGCGGCGTCGGGACCAGCGACGAACTGATCGTCAGCCATCATCTGAAGCGCCAGATGATGCTCGACCTCGCGCATGGCGGCGCGGACCATCATCGCGCAAGGTTCGCGGCGGCGGCCTGACCTATTAGCCCGTCATCCCGCGAAACGGGAGCCCAGGGTCACAAACGATAGCGCTCCTGGCTCCTGGACCCCCGCGTTCGCAGGGGAGCCAAGCCGAACGTCGATCCCGCCCTAATCCGCCTCGTCCGCGACGATCGTCCGCGCCGCGACCGCGAACAGCACCGACGCCAGCACCAGCGGCAGCGCGACCAGTGCCATCGCCATGCGCAGCCCCGCGACCGGCCCCATCGTCGCGCTCAGCCAGTCGCTCGCAAGCCCGACGAACAGCGGCCCGAAGGCGAGCCCGATCGCGTTGGTCAGGAACAGCTGGATCGCCGACGCCATCGCGCGCAGCGGCGCGGCGGCGAGCGTCTGCACCGCCGCGAACGCCGAGCCATAGTTTAGCGCGTGGACGAAGATCGCGCAGCCGAGCAACGCGAACGACAGGCGGATATCGCCGCTGAGCGCGGTACCGGCGAACAGCGGCACCGACAGCGCCAGTGTCGCGGTCGGCAGGCGGACATAGCCGATGATGCCACGCCGCGCGATCCGGTCGGCGAGCCACCCTCCGATCAGCGTGCCGAGCCCGCCGCCGATGCCGACCAGCAGACCCAGCGTCACGCCGAGGAACACCGACGGCGCGACGCCCCAGTTGGCGGCCAGCGCCGCGAGGCCCGCGGCATGCGTACGCATGTAGAGCGAGCCGAAAAACGCCGCTTGCCCGTAATAAGCGAACGCCGCGAAACCCGAAGCGACCGATATGCACCAATAGGAGCGTTTCACGCGCAGCATCTGCAACACTGTGGCGAGCGGCAGCGGCGCGGCGCGAATCGCGGTCGCCACGCGGCGCGGCTCTTTCAACGCCAGCACCACGATGATCGCAAGGATCAGCCCCGGTGCGCCCGCAAGAAAGAATGCCGCGCGCCAGCCGAGCGTCGCGAGGAGCACGCCGCCGAGCACTAGCCCGGCGAGCGAACCGAGCGGGATACCGAGCGTGTAGAGCGCCAGCGCGGAGGCGCGGCGTTCGCGCGGCACGTAATCGGTGATCAGGCTGTGCGCGGCCGGCGTGCAGCCCGCCTCGCCGACGCCCACGCCGACCCGCGCGAGCAGCATCTCGCCGAAATTGCGGGTGACGCCGCAGAGCATCGTGAACGCGCTCCACACCGCAAGTGAACCGGCGATTATGTGGACCCGGTTGCCGCGATCGGCGACGCGGGCGAGCGGAATGCCCAGCACCGTATAAAACAGCGCGAACGCCAGCCCGCTGATAGCGCCGATCTGCCAGTCGGCCAGATGCAGGTCGATCTTCATCGGCTCGACCAGCAGCGTGACGATCTGGCGGTCGAGCATGTTGAGGACATAGACCAGCATCAGCAGCAGGATCGGGCCATAGGGAAAGGCGCGGGGTTCGCGTGCAGCATCGTCGGCGATCTGGGCCTCTGCGATCATCATCGTCTCCTGTTCGCCTTATGGCGATTGCGGCGATCATAGGACGGGGCATGAATGCCGCTCGCCGGGCATCCGGCGGGCGCGACTTTATCGTCCATGTGATTCAGGGCGGCACGATCGCCGCGCGCCGCTCGCGACTGTCGGCAGGGGCTAGGATGTCCACCGCATCGAGTCAGAGGAAAGCTATGCCGATCGCGCATCACGGCGACGTCGCTATACACTACGACAGTTACGGCGACGTTGACGCGCCGGCCGTCCTGCTGATGGCGGGGGCGGGGCGACCTGCCACCGATTTCGACGCGCCGTTCATCGATGGGCTGACTGCAGCCGGTTTCCGCGTGATGCGTCTCGACAGCCGCGACACGGGCCTTTCCACCGCCTTCCCCGGGGTGTCGGCGAACCTGTGCGCGGTCTACCATGCGGCGCGCGGCGGGGCCCCGGCCAACCCGCCCTATGCGATCGCCGATATGGCGGCGGACGCGATCGCCGTCCTCGACGCGGCCGGAGTGGATCGCGCGCATATCGTCGGGCGCTCGCTCGGCGGGATGGTCGCGCAGCATCTGGCGATCCACGCACCGGCCCGTGTCGCCAGCCTGGCGCTGGTCATGGCCAACAGCCGCAGCCTCATTGACCGGATCGGCGAGGCGACACTCGACCAGCTCGAGGCGGAGTCGATCCCCGACGCCGATGCCTATGTCGCTCGCCAGCTGCGCGTGTTCCAAGCCAACGGGATTGCGGAGGATTTCGACGCGGACCGGATCGCGGCGGAGGCGCGGATCGCGTGGGCGCGCGGCGTTCATCCCGGTGCGACAGCGCGGCATTTCGCCGCCGCCCTCGCCGCCGAGGACATGCGCCCGGCGCTGGCCGGAGTCGCCGCGCCGACGCTCGTCATCCACGGCGCACGTGATCCGGTCATCCCGCCCGCCTATGCGGTCGAGACTGCGGGTGCGATTCCCTGCGCGGAGCTCGTTATGATCGAGGAGATGGCGCATGACGCGCCGCCGCACCTGCGCGCCGACTGGCTCCGGCGGATCGTGCGCCACGTGACCACTCTCGATGCTGGCACACCATCGCATATGTGATAAGTAACCCGTGCAGAGCTGGTCGTGGCCGGACAGGGTCGCGGCGCACTAGCCTCTTTGCCGACCTCTACGCAATGACGTGGCGGCAAAATGACAGAGGTGGCCGCCAAGGCTGCCCGGCATGGAGCGGATCGATGATACGACGTC from Sphingomonas sp. HMP9 encodes:
- a CDS encoding AMP-binding protein produces the protein MCGAKLVLPGAALDPVSLHALLRDEGVSFSLGVPTVWFALLDHIATLPPGDRAALKLDRVFMGGAATPAALITRFRDLLGVEAMQAWGMTETSPVATVCRPHAKHVGLDPDALVALRATQGRTVFGIELRIEDAAGAALPHDGAAAGLLKVRGPWVIERYFGVEAETMLDADGWLDTGDIARIDADGFLHVTDRAKDVIKSGGEWISSIDLENVATAYPGVAEAAVIGVPHPRWQERPLLLLRLNPGATVDRTSVLAYLARHVARWWLPDDVIIVDDLPHTATGKLLKTVLRERYHAHVAGT
- a CDS encoding acyl-CoA dehydrogenase family protein; the protein is MNLDFDADDQAFRAEVRAFFADAIPAAWSTRVRAGLRLDPEDLTAYQRMLAARGWGAPTWPIEHGGTGWSPTQLYIFWSEAARADAPAQFHQGLELIGPILFTYGSAEQRAYYLPRIISGEDWWCQGYSEPGAGSDLAALRTRADHDGDAYVLNGQKMWTSYAHVATQMFVLARTSTEARRQQGISLILVDMATPGLRIRPIATLDEKHHTNEVFLDDVRVPAANLVGEEGQGWNYGKVLLDRERMVSAATAIFLPQTVRGIRDAARRRRIGSVPLAETSGFAGKLAQFEIEVIALQTMVLRLMGDAAAGADSGPRGSMVKLRWSDLIQQGTTLWTEAIGPEAAHWQAIDGAPLAEDMPYPMQGALHSRVTTIYGGSSEIQHDIIARRALGL
- a CDS encoding acyl-CoA dehydrogenase family protein: MNFLYSDEQRMLYESVDRYGQQEWRAAARLATLAAGPKAAARRWRAMAELGWLMLPIAAEDGGLGGGPVEVMAVAEGLGRHLITDPWVSSCVLAPALLHGGGDAPTVLATEIGAGVARVAAALIEADGGHDLHRVSLRAERVGGGYRLSGAKVHVEDGADADWFVVSARTAGGDAEVAGISLFLVPATAPRLTIERFRAIDGHRHARLRLDGVTAATLVGEADAALPLIASAVDRAICAHLAEATGSMEAVAATTLDYLKTRHQFGVPIGSFQALKHRMVDLTIACEEARAMTYHATLNLDGLDCIRAVAAAKTRVGQCGLYVARQAVQLHGGVGTSDELIVSHHLKRQMMLDLAHGGADHHRARFAAAA
- a CDS encoding spinster family MFS transporter, producing the protein MIAEAQIADDAAREPRAFPYGPILLLMLVYVLNMLDRQIVTLLVEPMKIDLHLADWQIGAISGLAFALFYTVLGIPLARVADRGNRVHIIAGSLAVWSAFTMLCGVTRNFGEMLLARVGVGVGEAGCTPAAHSLITDYVPRERRASALALYTLGIPLGSLAGLVLGGVLLATLGWRAAFFLAGAPGLILAIIVVLALKEPRRVATAIRAAPLPLATVLQMLRVKRSYWCISVASGFAAFAYYGQAAFFGSLYMRTHAAGLAALAANWGVAPSVFLGVTLGLLVGIGGGLGTLIGGWLADRIARRGIIGYVRLPTATLALSVPLFAGTALSGDIRLSFALLGCAIFVHALNYGSAFAAVQTLAAAPLRAMASAIQLFLTNAIGLAFGPLFVGLASDWLSATMGPVAGLRMAMALVALPLVLASVLFAVAARTIVADEAD
- a CDS encoding alpha/beta hydrolase, with the translated sequence MNAARRASGGRDFIVHVIQGGTIAARRSRLSAGARMSTASSQRKAMPIAHHGDVAIHYDSYGDVDAPAVLLMAGAGRPATDFDAPFIDGLTAAGFRVMRLDSRDTGLSTAFPGVSANLCAVYHAARGGAPANPPYAIADMAADAIAVLDAAGVDRAHIVGRSLGGMVAQHLAIHAPARVASLALVMANSRSLIDRIGEATLDQLEAESIPDADAYVARQLRVFQANGIAEDFDADRIAAEARIAWARGVHPGATARHFAAALAAEDMRPALAGVAAPTLVIHGARDPVIPPAYAVETAGAIPCAELVMIEEMAHDAPPHLRADWLRRIVRHVTTLDAGTPSHM